A window of Fusarium verticillioides 7600 chromosome 10, whole genome shotgun sequence contains these coding sequences:
- a CDS encoding hypothetical protein (At least one base has a quality score < 10), producing MLLCVNHTTRSYGPSQLYTLESEYEAQFPKNDTNSTKSVKDNTSMERLAALSYLDDEDDLDLTFGNATNATNPLNLTWVQMGGSWEEHPFIHPNLTYAMKNFTRSYAEWANPFNFGHYHTRYDPHTFTIPMEFRGSMVIYIFLLGTAAIKAKWRTRIGCFLSAYSLFIGRWDMATFLGGMLLSEHDVRRSSDLPPSATGVKGRAGDFQRTTKGTALRWAGIVLALYLLSYPDSGAEYTPGFAYLSTWVPKYYTPLSGWMFYEAMGAVLLVACILRSPVLVRLLESRLPQYLGKVSFSLYLVHGPVLHSLGFWIMPRLFDSFGKTGGYAIGWVVLLAITFYLTDLWNKKIDGWSVTVGRRVEKALSED from the coding sequence ATGCTCCTCTGTGTCAATCACACAACGCGATCGTATGGACCGTCTCAGCTCTACACCTTGGAATCAGAGTATGAGGCCCAGTTCCCCAAGAACGACACCAACTCCACCAAGTCTGTTAAGGACAACACTAGTATGGAACGACTCGCAGCTCTCAGCTACCtggatgacgaagacgatcTCGATCTCACCTTCGGTAATGCCACCAACGCCACCAATCCACTGAACCTTACTTGGGTTCAGATGGGAGGCTCATGGGAGGAGCATCCATTCATCCACCCGAACTTGACATACGCGATGAAGAACTTTACTAGATCCTACGCCGAGTGGGCCAACCCCTTCAACTTCGGTCACTATCATACACGCTATGATCCGCACACTTTCACAATTCCGATGGAGTTCCGTGGTTCGATGGTGATCTACATCTTCCTGCTCGGTACAGCTGCCATCAAGGCGAAATGGCGAACGAGAATCGGCTGCTTCCTCTCTGCGtacagtctcttcatcggaaGATGGGACATGGCGACTTTCTTGGGCGGCATGTTGCTTTCAGAGCATGATGTTCGACGTTCATCAGATCTGCCACCCTCGGCTACTGGCGTGAAGGGTCGCGCAGGAGATTTCCAACGAACAACAAAGGGAACAGCGCTGCGATGGGCTGGCATCGTCCTGGCGTTGTATTTATTGTCGTATCCCGACTCTGGCGCTGAGTACACGCCTGGTTTCGCCTATCTTTCAACCTGGGTTCCTAAGTACTACACGCCGCTGTCTGGATGGATGTTCTACGAGGCGATGGGCGCAGTGCTCCTCGTTGCGTGCATCCTGCGAAGTCCAGTGCTCGTTCGCTTGCTTGAAAGCCGCCTCCCGCAGTATCTCGGCAAAGTCAGCTTCTCGCTCTATCTTGTCCATGGACCTGTGCTGCATAGCTTGGGCTTTTGGATTATGCCGAGACTGTTTGACAGCTTCGGTAAGACGGGCGGATATGCGATCGGTTGGGTTGTTCTGCTGGCCATCACGTTTTACTTGACGGATCTGTGGAACAAAAAGATTGATGGCTGGAGTGTAACGGTCGGAAGACGAGTGGAGAAGGCGCTCTCAGAGGACTGA
- a CDS encoding alcohol dehydrogenase (NADP+), which produces MSSQPSLLAATAKLNNGLIIPRIQLGLYMMSTKEATDAVRQGLLTGYRGFDCAQMYHNERQAGKAISDFLASSENAAGLKREDIWYTSKLASCDESYDAVRRSVKKSVEASGLGYIDLFLLHSPYGGKTARLTSWKALEDAVDAGEIRSAGVSNFGSAHIQELMASNPRIPPVINQIEVHPFNTQEEIRATCAEHNIAIEAYAPLARAERMDHPAIVKMAKKYSVTPAQIFVKWGLQHDFITLPKSTKQKRMIENASVDGFEISEDDMKELDGLDEHLVTDWDPTDAP; this is translated from the exons ATGTCCTCTCAGCCCTCACTCCTCGCCGCTACGGCCAAG CTCAacaatggcctcatcatTCCCCGCATCCAACTTGGTCTTTACATGATGtccaccaaagaagccacCGATGCAGTTCGCCAAGGTCTCCTCACCGGCTACCGCGGTTTCGACTGCGCGCAGATGTACCACAATGAGCGCCAAGCCGGTAAGGCCATCAGCGACTTTCTCGCCAGTAGTGAGAACGCGGCTGGTTTGAAGCGCGAGGATATTTGGTACACTTCCAAGCTCGCCAGCTGCGACGAGTCGTATGATGCTGTGCGACGATCTGTCAAGAAATCTGTCGAGGCTTCAGGCTTGGGATACATTGACTTGTTCCTTCTTCATAGTCCATACGGTGGGAAGACAGCAAGACTTACGAGCTGGAAGGCGCTGGAGGATGCCGTTGATGCGGGTGAGATTCGTTCTGCTGGCGTCAGCAACTTTGGCTCTGCTCAT atccaggaACTCATGGCCTCCAACCCTCGCATCCCGCCCGTGATCAACCAGATCGAAGTTCACCCTTTCAACACCCAAGAAGAAATCCGCGCCACTTGCGCCGAACATAACATCGCCATCGAGGCCTACGCTCCTCTCGCTCGCGCTGAGCGCATGGATCACCCTGCCATTGTCAAAATGGCCAAGAAGTACTCCGTCACACCTGCCCAAATATTTGTCAA GTGGGGGCTTCAACATGACTTCATCACTCTTCCCAAGAGTACTAAGCAGAAGCGTATGATCGAGAACGCAAGCGTTGATGGATTTGAGATTTCGGAGGATGATATGAAGGAGCTGGATGGTTTGGATGAGCATTTGGTTACTGACTG GGACCCCACGGACGCGCCATGA